One part of the Malus sylvestris chromosome 2, drMalSylv7.2, whole genome shotgun sequence genome encodes these proteins:
- the LOC126600718 gene encoding uncharacterized protein LOC126600718 isoform X1 — protein sequence MRVSGMGGHASERERERKRERTREIARGRSGDLSAIAADPQFHEWERCLGIFFPLFEGRMDRERERERAESMLCVCVFCVNLKLLLSSFLKQASSLISQAPGSILLRVLGFHYVSFQAFSGSGKDFRFECKIFPQSRRLLFDVNQGAVSHFVLILEVIHRCSVKEKVVMLSKQLSHLKSLHHLNGHIKSSFHIQFYSPKSYKSSSNDGSSKVPQSMIHSRSSVPFCMSNEWLDFEN from the exons ATGAGGGTTTCGGGGATGGGAGGCCATGcctccgagagagagagagagagaaagagagagagaacgagAGAGATAGCGAGAGGGAGAAGTGGGGATCTCAGCGCCATTGCTGCAGATCCTCAATTTCATGAGTGGGAGAGATGTTTAGGGATTTTTTTCCCACTTTTTGAGGGACGGATGgacagggagagagagagagagagggcagaGAGCATGCTGTGCGTTTGCGTTTTCTGTGTGAATCTGAAGCTGCTGTTATCATCTTTTCTCAAACAGGCAAGCTCTTTGATTTCTCAAGCTCCAG GAAGCATCCTTCTTCGAGTTTTAGGGTTTCATTATGTGAGCTTCCAAGCTTTTTCTGGGTCAG GCAAGGATTTTAGGTTTGAATGCAAAATATTTCCTCAAAGTAGGAGGTTGTTGTTTGATGTCAATCAAG GTGCTGTTTCACATTTTGTGCTCATTTTGGAAGTGATTCATAGGTGCTCTGtaaag GAAAAAGTTGTCATGTTAAGCAAACAATTGAGCCATTTAAAAAGTTTG CACCACCTTAATGGCCACATCAAAAGCAGCTTTCACATTCAATTTTATTCTCCCAAAAGCTACAAAAGTAGCTCCAATGATGGGTCGAGTAAGGTCCCTCAGTCTATGATTCATTCTCGATCGTCCGTTCCCTTTTGCATGTCAAATGAGTGGCTGGATTTCGAAAACtaa
- the LOC126600718 gene encoding uncharacterized protein LOC126600718 isoform X2 has product MRVSGMGGHASERERERKRERTREIARGRSGDLSAIAADPQFHEWERCLGIFFPLFEGRMDRERERERAESMLCVCVFCVNLKLLLSSFLKQASSLISQAPGSILLRVLGFHYVSFQAFSGSGKDFRFECKIFPQSRRLLFDVNQGAVSHFVLILEVIHRCSVKVSLILIFLKSLLLWSLCFFFLQILGLLFAGFEALCTQVTLPLR; this is encoded by the exons ATGAGGGTTTCGGGGATGGGAGGCCATGcctccgagagagagagagagagaaagagagagagaacgagAGAGATAGCGAGAGGGAGAAGTGGGGATCTCAGCGCCATTGCTGCAGATCCTCAATTTCATGAGTGGGAGAGATGTTTAGGGATTTTTTTCCCACTTTTTGAGGGACGGATGgacagggagagagagagagagagggcagaGAGCATGCTGTGCGTTTGCGTTTTCTGTGTGAATCTGAAGCTGCTGTTATCATCTTTTCTCAAACAGGCAAGCTCTTTGATTTCTCAAGCTCCAG GAAGCATCCTTCTTCGAGTTTTAGGGTTTCATTATGTGAGCTTCCAAGCTTTTTCTGGGTCAG GCAAGGATTTTAGGTTTGAATGCAAAATATTTCCTCAAAGTAGGAGGTTGTTGTTTGATGTCAATCAAG GTGCTGTTTCACATTTTGTGCTCATTTTGGAAGTGATTCATAGGTGCTCTGtaaaggttagtcttatactcATTT TTTTAAAATCCTTGCTTTTGTGGagtctctgttttttttttcttcagattttggggcttttatttGCAGGCTTCGAAGCTCTTTGTACTCAAGTAACATTGCCCTTGAGGTGA
- the LOC126600665 gene encoding uncharacterized protein LOC126600665 isoform X2: MASLQPSFFSSLSTIPSTKPTLFLSINPNKPHPSKPFKLSFSLNPPNAESSQPTSPNSPETTPEAEPGPVDPVKLALANAKAYKKSVQMNKNLKIEKNPAEDSGGIAGNGGSSGSDGGAKELPASVKIAMEKAKEYKKSKGTVGGGDINAGENKGTISGLKTSAGGNSGKEVVEKKAKLSVSSIDFVGLGFADKKEGRGLPAGLVPISDYIPEGGSPDVEFIVGDTRNFDAGPRQTEQTQGDNPDLYKPKVSSWGVFPRPNDISKTFGGGRVIRPGQVLETAEEKAAKEARTRQLVAAYKSTMGLNIDPKLRAECEKALKDGDSLMNVGELKEALIYYQKVMDKLPFKSELHGLAALQWSICLDSLSRSKEAQVMYEKLQSHPTPRVSKKARQFVFSFQAMEMLRLTKNSPLKNTGFQNYFEAFIENKSDYVLKEDEVEVDNFRLQRCKIFMQMVNKLSWFYG; this comes from the exons ATGGCTTCCCTTCAACCTTCATTCTTCTCTTCCCTCAGCACCATCCCTTCCACCAAAcccactctcttcctctccataAACCCTAACAAACCCCACccttcaaaaccattcaaactctCCTTCTCCCTGAACCCACCCAACGCTGAATCTTCACAACCCACCTCGCCAAATTCACCCGAAACGACGCCTGAAGCCGAGCCGGGTCCCGTCGACCCTGTCAAGCTCGCATTGGCGAACGCCAAGGCGTACAAGAAGTCGGTGCAGATGAACAAGAATTTGAAAATTGAGAAAAACCCTGCTGAGGATAGTGGTGGAATTGCTGGAAATGGTGGGAGTTCGGGTTCGGATGGTGGGGCGAAAGAACTGCCTGCTTCGGTTAAGATTGCAATGGAGAAAGCTAAAGAGTATAAGAAGAGTAAAGGCACTGTGGGTGGTGGTGACATCAATGCTGGGGAGAACAAAGGCACAATTTCAG GTTTGAAGACAAGTGCTGGTGGAAATTCGGGGAAAGAGGTAGTGGAAAAGAAGGCGAAATTGTCAGTTTCAAGCATTGATTTTGTGGGACTCGGCTTTGCGGATAAGAAGGAGGGCAGAGGACTGCCCGCTGGGTTAGTTCCAATATCGGACTATATTCCAGAAGGGGGCTCTCCTGATGTCGAGTTTATAGTGGGGGACACTAGAAATTTCGATGCAGGGCCACGGCAGACAGAGCAGACTCAAGGAGATAATCCAGACCTGTACAAGCCAAAAGTTTCTTCGTGGGGAGTATTTCCTAGACCGAACGACATTTCCAAAACG TTTGGAGGTGGAAGAGTTATACGCCCAGGGCAAGTGCTGGAAACAGCTGAAGAAAAAGCAGCTAAAGAAGCACGCACAAGACAATTAGTAGCTGCTTACAAGAGTACAATGGGGTTGAACATTGATCCAAAGCTAAGAGCTGAATGCGAGAAG GCGTTAAAGGATGGCGACTCATTGATGAATGTTGGAGAGCTTAAGGAAGCATTAATCTATTATCAGAAGGTTATGGATAAGTTACCATTTAAG AGTGAGCTTCATGGGTTGGCTGCTTTACAATGGTCCATTTGTCTAGACTCCCTCAGCAG GTCAAAGGAAGCTCAAGTTATGTACGAGAAGCTTCAGTCCCACCCAACTCCTAGAGTAAGTAAGAAGGCGAGGCAATTTGTGTTCAGCTTTCAG GCCATGGAAATGTTGAGGCTTACGAAGAACTCACCTTTGAAGAACACTGGCTTCCAGAATTATTTTGAAGCTTTCATAGAAAACAAATCGGACTACGTGCTAAAAGAGGATGAAGTAGAAGTAG ATAATTTCAGACTGCAGAGATGCAAGATTTTTATGCAGATGGTGAATAAGCTTAGTTGGTTTTATGGCTGA
- the LOC126600665 gene encoding uncharacterized protein LOC126600665 isoform X3, with protein MASLQPSFFSSLSTIPSTKPTLFLSINPNKPHPSKPFKLSFSLNPPNAESSQPTSPNSPETTPEAEPGPVDPVKLALANAKAYKKSVQMNKNLKIEKNPAEDSGGIAGNGGSSGSDGGAKELPASVKIAMEKAKEYKKSKGTVGGGDINAGENKGTISGLKTSAGGNSGKEVVEKKAKLSVSSIDFVGLGFADKKEGRGLPAGLVPISDYIPEGGSPDVEFIVGDTRNFDAGPRQTEQTQGDNPDLYKPKVSSWGVFPRPNDISKTFGGGRVIRPGQVLETAEEKAAKEARTRQLVAAYKSTMGLNIDPKLRAECEKALKDGDSLMNVGELKEALIYYQKVMDKLPFKSELHGLAALQWSICLDSLSRSKEAQVMYEKLQSHPTPRVSKKARQFVFSFQAMEMLRLTKNSPLKNTGFQNYFEAFIENKSDYVLKEDEVEIISDCRDARFLCRW; from the exons ATGGCTTCCCTTCAACCTTCATTCTTCTCTTCCCTCAGCACCATCCCTTCCACCAAAcccactctcttcctctccataAACCCTAACAAACCCCACccttcaaaaccattcaaactctCCTTCTCCCTGAACCCACCCAACGCTGAATCTTCACAACCCACCTCGCCAAATTCACCCGAAACGACGCCTGAAGCCGAGCCGGGTCCCGTCGACCCTGTCAAGCTCGCATTGGCGAACGCCAAGGCGTACAAGAAGTCGGTGCAGATGAACAAGAATTTGAAAATTGAGAAAAACCCTGCTGAGGATAGTGGTGGAATTGCTGGAAATGGTGGGAGTTCGGGTTCGGATGGTGGGGCGAAAGAACTGCCTGCTTCGGTTAAGATTGCAATGGAGAAAGCTAAAGAGTATAAGAAGAGTAAAGGCACTGTGGGTGGTGGTGACATCAATGCTGGGGAGAACAAAGGCACAATTTCAG GTTTGAAGACAAGTGCTGGTGGAAATTCGGGGAAAGAGGTAGTGGAAAAGAAGGCGAAATTGTCAGTTTCAAGCATTGATTTTGTGGGACTCGGCTTTGCGGATAAGAAGGAGGGCAGAGGACTGCCCGCTGGGTTAGTTCCAATATCGGACTATATTCCAGAAGGGGGCTCTCCTGATGTCGAGTTTATAGTGGGGGACACTAGAAATTTCGATGCAGGGCCACGGCAGACAGAGCAGACTCAAGGAGATAATCCAGACCTGTACAAGCCAAAAGTTTCTTCGTGGGGAGTATTTCCTAGACCGAACGACATTTCCAAAACG TTTGGAGGTGGAAGAGTTATACGCCCAGGGCAAGTGCTGGAAACAGCTGAAGAAAAAGCAGCTAAAGAAGCACGCACAAGACAATTAGTAGCTGCTTACAAGAGTACAATGGGGTTGAACATTGATCCAAAGCTAAGAGCTGAATGCGAGAAG GCGTTAAAGGATGGCGACTCATTGATGAATGTTGGAGAGCTTAAGGAAGCATTAATCTATTATCAGAAGGTTATGGATAAGTTACCATTTAAG AGTGAGCTTCATGGGTTGGCTGCTTTACAATGGTCCATTTGTCTAGACTCCCTCAGCAG GTCAAAGGAAGCTCAAGTTATGTACGAGAAGCTTCAGTCCCACCCAACTCCTAGAGTAAGTAAGAAGGCGAGGCAATTTGTGTTCAGCTTTCAG GCCATGGAAATGTTGAGGCTTACGAAGAACTCACCTTTGAAGAACACTGGCTTCCAGAATTATTTTGAAGCTTTCATAGAAAACAAATCGGACTACGTGCTAAAAGAGGATGAAGTAGAA ATAATTTCAGACTGCAGAGATGCAAGATTTTTATGCAGATGGTGA
- the LOC126600665 gene encoding uncharacterized protein LOC126600665 isoform X1, which produces MASLQPSFFSSLSTIPSTKPTLFLSINPNKPHPSKPFKLSFSLNPPNAESSQPTSPNSPETTPEAEPGPVDPVKLALANAKAYKKSVQMNKNLKIEKNPAEDSGGIAGNGGSSGSDGGAKELPASVKIAMEKAKEYKKSKGTVGGGDINAGENKGTISGLKTSAGGNSGKEVVEKKAKLSVSSIDFVGLGFADKKEGRGLPAGLVPISDYIPEGGSPDVEFIVGDTRNFDAGPRQTEQTQGDNPDLYKPKVSSWGVFPRPNDISKTFGGGRVIRPGQVLETAEEKAAKEARTRQLVAAYKSTMGLNIDPKLRAECEKALKDGDSLMNVGELKEALIYYQKVMDKLPFKSELHGLAALQWSICLDSLSRSKEAQVMYEKLQSHPTPRVSKKARQFVFSFQAMEMLRLTKNSPLKNTGFQNYFEAFIENKSDYVLKEDEVEVGTLNQTLPYIIFLVSPILLVLLIAIQKRI; this is translated from the exons ATGGCTTCCCTTCAACCTTCATTCTTCTCTTCCCTCAGCACCATCCCTTCCACCAAAcccactctcttcctctccataAACCCTAACAAACCCCACccttcaaaaccattcaaactctCCTTCTCCCTGAACCCACCCAACGCTGAATCTTCACAACCCACCTCGCCAAATTCACCCGAAACGACGCCTGAAGCCGAGCCGGGTCCCGTCGACCCTGTCAAGCTCGCATTGGCGAACGCCAAGGCGTACAAGAAGTCGGTGCAGATGAACAAGAATTTGAAAATTGAGAAAAACCCTGCTGAGGATAGTGGTGGAATTGCTGGAAATGGTGGGAGTTCGGGTTCGGATGGTGGGGCGAAAGAACTGCCTGCTTCGGTTAAGATTGCAATGGAGAAAGCTAAAGAGTATAAGAAGAGTAAAGGCACTGTGGGTGGTGGTGACATCAATGCTGGGGAGAACAAAGGCACAATTTCAG GTTTGAAGACAAGTGCTGGTGGAAATTCGGGGAAAGAGGTAGTGGAAAAGAAGGCGAAATTGTCAGTTTCAAGCATTGATTTTGTGGGACTCGGCTTTGCGGATAAGAAGGAGGGCAGAGGACTGCCCGCTGGGTTAGTTCCAATATCGGACTATATTCCAGAAGGGGGCTCTCCTGATGTCGAGTTTATAGTGGGGGACACTAGAAATTTCGATGCAGGGCCACGGCAGACAGAGCAGACTCAAGGAGATAATCCAGACCTGTACAAGCCAAAAGTTTCTTCGTGGGGAGTATTTCCTAGACCGAACGACATTTCCAAAACG TTTGGAGGTGGAAGAGTTATACGCCCAGGGCAAGTGCTGGAAACAGCTGAAGAAAAAGCAGCTAAAGAAGCACGCACAAGACAATTAGTAGCTGCTTACAAGAGTACAATGGGGTTGAACATTGATCCAAAGCTAAGAGCTGAATGCGAGAAG GCGTTAAAGGATGGCGACTCATTGATGAATGTTGGAGAGCTTAAGGAAGCATTAATCTATTATCAGAAGGTTATGGATAAGTTACCATTTAAG AGTGAGCTTCATGGGTTGGCTGCTTTACAATGGTCCATTTGTCTAGACTCCCTCAGCAG GTCAAAGGAAGCTCAAGTTATGTACGAGAAGCTTCAGTCCCACCCAACTCCTAGAGTAAGTAAGAAGGCGAGGCAATTTGTGTTCAGCTTTCAG GCCATGGAAATGTTGAGGCTTACGAAGAACTCACCTTTGAAGAACACTGGCTTCCAGAATTATTTTGAAGCTTTCATAGAAAACAAATCGGACTACGTGCTAAAAGAGGATGAAGTAGAAGTAGGTACACTGAATCAAACTCTACCATATATCATTTTTCTTGTTTCCCCCATCCTTTTGGTGCTACTCATTGCTATACAAAAGAGAATATAA